A single window of Modestobacter italicus DNA harbors:
- a CDS encoding TlpA family protein disulfide reductase: MTVLALSGCGAAPSADDAEPTAAAVPGDVATCEPFAADGQRVRTGDTLPVLTLPCLVPGEDVALDDLGDRPVLVNLWASWCAPCREEMPLLQKAYERDGDRIGLLGVNTEDTPSAAAAVLADLDVTYAHVVDRDKELLTDLAAPGLPVTLAVAADGRILDRQIGQASAERFDEMVSLLVADSASTPP, from the coding sequence GTGACCGTGCTGGCGCTGAGCGGCTGCGGCGCCGCGCCCTCGGCGGACGACGCCGAGCCGACCGCGGCCGCCGTTCCTGGCGATGTGGCGACCTGCGAGCCCTTCGCCGCCGACGGTCAGAGGGTCCGTACTGGCGACACGCTGCCCGTCCTGACGTTGCCGTGCCTGGTGCCCGGTGAGGACGTCGCACTCGACGACCTCGGCGACCGGCCGGTCCTGGTCAACCTGTGGGCCAGCTGGTGCGCGCCCTGCCGGGAGGAGATGCCCCTGTTGCAGAAGGCGTACGAACGCGACGGCGATCGCATCGGTCTTCTCGGTGTCAACACGGAGGACACGCCCTCGGCCGCGGCCGCGGTCCTCGCCGATCTGGACGTGACCTACGCGCATGTCGTCGACCGGGACAAGGAGCTCCTGACCGATCTGGCCGCTCCAGGCCTGCCGGTGACCCTGGCCGTCGCGGCCGACGGGAGGATTCTCGACCGGCAGATCGGTCAGGCTTCGGCCGAGCGCTTCGACGAGATGGTCTCCCTGCTCGTGGCCGACTCCGCCTCGACTCCGCCGTGA